The DNA segment tcgctaccagccaaccggaatggacgagcagtcatgttttttggcttttttgtgtAGCGTGGCGTATGGCTACCCTTAGCCGCGCTAATCTGCCTTTGTACAGGGCCAGCCTGCTGCGTCTTTGTGCTCGCAAGCATAGACTCGCAGCGATCGCATTCCGCTGCCGCGAATCCATTGCACAAAGCGACGTAGTGACGTCCGCCATTTGTCTGCCGTcgctggctgaactttggcttggcttggactcctggtggatagcagtgatcaacgcgttattgaaacgaggattaaaattttgaaatcagtttccattcgcaaaacaatacttttcgaaacatattgaagcatagatcgaaatgtttttatgctgcactttttctccatcgcaatcgccatcatttgcaaatggcattacttttggccgtgtagcagcacgcagaataaatgacattaacccccgaatgcagaaatgtaactcggctcgcgcttcgactcaacttcggcaagtcgagtcgaagcaccaaggcggcttcagaacggccaagttgggtttcgtgtttcatagatgctcaacctgacttgcttcgtcaagttaagcgcgtgcttgaaagcgagggcgcattgctcgtctggggatgagagtattgaacaatctattataataatgcccattttgctcctataaagcaacgcatctcgttcagcagtcataaacaggcactaggtgtgagtgacctgcataaaattgctaacaataaaaactacatttcagtgctacccgctgcttccacttgattgacgtttttggctggcaacgtgctccacattgagccaatcctagttgagccatagccagtttttcccatgcttttcctgctcccagcggagaccagcgcctcagttcacgttcgaggaaaaggaattgttattgtgttttgttaacgcacgtcggcatatattagagtgccaaaaaaaccgatgtgtcgtcgctggcaaaaaaaaaaaaaacgccgcttggaaggaaattgccgggctgtttaacagcaatcacggggtgacccgacgtgaccccaatcaactcaagaaatgctgggccaacctaaacaaaagtcgaaggaagaggacgcgaggaaaaagagagatcgccacaagacaggtgagcgcggcttgcaggccgtttacaaatgtttgttcctgcatgctttgtatgccatggataagggcatgattattctacttcGGTCGGCGTAAGCAGCGTGgactggaatgcatagttttttaggaacagtgtgataacacgtaaatgggcacgtaataacgtttcggtgcagtgtactctgctttatttacaaacgcagatgaatgcagcctgcgttaatcgtgtaaataatgcccaagcagtatcctgtacagcctccgtaatttttaaaaactacagagaatgtttgctacattcaagtcagtacgaaggcatgcgatttctgctgcatagaagactatgatgagcgggcagtgcagtgggacggagggctcgcgcctggccagcagcgaactgacaatggacgattttgctcggagttggtaccattcgcatactatcgcgccgcgaagccaaattGGGTGCACGGTAGACCAGACGGTGTCTACACTGGCGACCTtcatgttcatgaggaaacttgccgcgctattgacagttgcttggtactattgaatatccggaaggctgtacatacagctacctacctttactcattcctggcactgctgggacgggtggcacaaaaacgtagcgaaaacaacacacagttgcatgcattggtgtgcctttggttgcttttgtgtggcacttcatgaacaaaatattttaatggcgcattgtctataaattaagagtagcttcactgtgtgcggtgtcttttttcttttcaggaggagggtcagctcaatgcactgtgagcgctcaaagtgagcaagtcattgctgttgccagccacataatgaccagggtaggcaaccagactgactctgatggaggcatcgacctgccaccagtggcaagtttgcctgttataagattgttgcagccaatggtggatggagcaggcaatgaagaattctattatgcaggtaaagaaagcactttgcatgttgtagaaaaacagcactcctctctttatattcctttgatgacaacggcagcgtgtactgtcaattgacgctgtttcaatgttttttattgccttgaacgtgctatgaggactgtacagttcatctacaacaaattataaaaatctcatttaatacaacactgtggaaagctgctctacatgtggttggctgaatgtttgtgcagataaaggctgcattggttgacagtgcgaaaggatgacctgctccaagctgcatgttgttggacagcactctgaaggcattttgacttgacggcttatattcatgtgagtggtatgctgtgttcctgtagcggaaggcgaggagttggttaaccgttggacaccgagggagcaagcattcagtgctgcaacctgaactgcattcattatgacattctctcctgatgatgtttttgagtcttgtttgccattcctgcctcactttaaacgaatgccaactttaatgcagtttcattatgcatgcattccttcacataaattttcatatttctgtgtacttgtacatgatggtgctccagggataaggtaacaacattcttgttgtgcataatggtgcagcttgcctatgtgtaatgctcaaagccttttcgaatttggctgctagtttcaaggaaattgttagttttgcaatgcagaggtttcactcgaagcgcatgttttctgtagccctcaggctcaggctgcattatttgtcacctttcttgtatgcctcaccttggcatttgtgtcgcatatatgcggcgaagcaagcaggcaggcattacaaggaaacctttgcaaaaaaatgaaagtggattagctcagctactccaggatatacaaagtgaaagctgtcggcgttcattggcattgacaaagttctagacgctgatgattttgaagaaaggaagggcgtataactggctccctgggccagaggacacacatgagtacaaactagcaaatatactaaaattgaaaagaaacccattgaatgagcaaaaaagctgcaggtgcagagttagaggataaccacatgtgtaaaactcggggcctgcgtgactatcacaactgtatcagcagaaaaaaataaagtgaggtcatcaggcataattcagagtgaaaggtgaggaatatggcagaacaaaacagaatgactaaactggggcccccagaaacaacggcagctatttggcgccgagaagggcaagtggtgtcttatataagaacattataaagctttcgttataatgtctcttcaccaattgacccaacaatctgtgctgttgaggcagacagctaatgtgttgtaagcttagatttgtccaactaatttttaccttttctttattacagaagacgacTGGGAACCTCCGCTCGTGGATGAGCCACAGTCACCGGCGGCTGCTGTTGGTaagagtggggcaactccagaagcaattgagcaggagagcaatctcttttttcctgctgtgcaacctgctgatgcttccagcacagctgcagcaggctgcagcagtgctacagttgcttctggagctgccgctggtcccactactgctgaagcagtggccaccggtgacgctggcagggctccaagagggcggatggcccttttagaaaggTCTCTGGCAGATGAGAACGACTATATAGCGGCCTTACTGCGTGAATAGCatggactgcgtctgcagctgatgcgagaggaccacaacagtattctgcaagagcggcaggagaaaaaacttcttgatatccagaaaaaaaaattggaattggaaatcttagaaattgaaaaacaaatcaaacttgaacagcttcgtaggctgcgagaggcaccagaataaacggtgcctatgactgaatgaaactggaatgctgtgtgaatgcttgcacaaatattatgTGGCAAACCCACAACactacacttcatttgcacatgtaccgttttaagcacatgactcggtgggaacagacatacagcc comes from the Amblyomma americanum isolate KBUSLIRL-KWMA chromosome 1, ASM5285725v1, whole genome shotgun sequence genome and includes:
- the LOC144114763 gene encoding uncharacterized protein LOC144114763 isoform X2 → MLGQPKQKSKEEDARKKRDRHKTGGGSAQCTVSAQSEQVIAVASHIMTRVGNQTDSDGGIDLPPVASLPVIRLLQPMVDGAGNEEFYYADKGCIG
- the LOC144114763 gene encoding uncharacterized protein LOC144114763 isoform X1: MLGQPKQKSKEEDARKKRDRHKTGGGSAQCTVSAQSEQVIAVASHIMTRVGNQTDSDGGIDLPPVASLPVIRLLQPMVDGAGNEEFYYAEDDWEPPLVDEPQSPAAAVGKSGATPEAIEQESNLFFPAVQPADASSTAAAGCSSATVASGAAAGPTTAEAVATGDAGRAPRGRMALLERSLADENDYIAALLRE